A single Sphingomonas sp. IW22 DNA region contains:
- a CDS encoding NfeD family protein: MLDWLAEPGALWLFAAAMLAGIELAVPGVFLVFLAVAAAITGVFTLLFPDLDLAGQLGSFGVWSAVSVAIGRRWYGGDAVASSDPMLNDRAARILGATVVAVTEFSDGEGRVRLADGEWPARGPKMPLGARARVTAVDGLTLIVEPLNLPPVSGVN, from the coding sequence TTGCTCGACTGGCTGGCCGAACCGGGCGCGCTCTGGCTGTTTGCCGCAGCAATGCTGGCGGGGATCGAGCTGGCGGTGCCTGGCGTGTTCCTGGTCTTTCTGGCGGTCGCAGCAGCGATCACCGGCGTTTTCACCTTGTTGTTTCCCGACCTGGACCTTGCCGGACAATTGGGCAGCTTCGGCGTCTGGTCCGCGGTGTCGGTCGCCATCGGGCGGCGCTGGTACGGCGGCGATGCGGTTGCCAGCAGCGACCCGATGCTGAACGACCGCGCCGCGCGCATCTTGGGCGCAACCGTCGTCGCGGTGACCGAATTTTCGGATGGCGAGGGTCGCGTGCGGCTGGCCGACGGCGAATGGCCGGCACGCGGGCCGAAGATGCCGTTGGGCGCCCGCGCCCGCGTGACGGCTGTCGACGGGCTGACCCTGATCGTCGAACCCCTGAACCTTCCCCCCGTTTCCGGAGTGAACTGA